From the Primulina tabacum isolate GXHZ01 chromosome 3, ASM2559414v2, whole genome shotgun sequence genome, one window contains:
- the LOC142539359 gene encoding sm-like protein LSM2, producing MLFFSYFKDLVGREVTVELKNDLAMRGTLHSVDQYLNIKLENSRVVDQDKYQHMLSVSNCFIRGSVVRYVQLPSDGVDVELLHDATRREARGS from the exons ATG TTGTTCTTCTCCTACTTCAAGGATCTGGTTGGGAGAGAAGTGACGGTGGAACTGAAGAACGACTTAGCAATGAGAGGAACCCTTCATTCTGTGGATCAGTATTTGAATATTAAGCTGGAAAACAGCAGGGTTGTTGATCAAGACAAGTACCAACATATG CTCTCTGTAAGTAATTGCTTCATCAGAGGGTCGGTGGTTAGGTACGTGCAATTGCCCTCTGATGGAGTTGATGTTGAATTGTTACATGATGCCACAAGAAGAGAAGCTCGAGGCAGCTAG